A segment of the Pseudomonas serboccidentalis genome:
TGCCAATCAACTGCGCCGCCGAATCGAGCCACAGCCGCGACAGTGTCGCCAGCCCGATAATCAACAGCGACAGGATCACCGTGCGCTGCTCGCCCAGACGCCGACTGATGCCGACGCCGAAAAACATTGCCAGCCCCATTGCCATTACCGGCAGCATGGTCAGCAGCGAAGCCAGGCTGAAACTCAGGGGAATGTCGCCGCGTATGGCCGACAGCAAGGGGCCGACCGCGGCCATCGACGGGCGCAGATTGAGCGCGACGAGCATGATACCGAGCATCAGCCAGACAGCGGGGCGAGCGGTGGCGCGAACGTTTTCCATCGGCAGACTCTGGATTGCGGAGGCTGTCGATTAGGCGGCGCGCCGCACGTATCGGCAAATCAGATTTCCCGAGTACTATTTAAAAACTAAATATGACTCTCCCCGTGTAGGAGCTGCCGAAGGCTGCGATCTTTTGATTTTGTTTTTCAAGATCAAGATCAAGATCAAGATCAAGATCAGCAGATCGCAGCCTGCGGCAGCTCCTACAGGGGGAGGTTCGTATTCCTCTTGCTGACCACGCTGTAAGACTATTCTTTCTGCCTGGCAGGACATTTCGTTACAGCTCTGGCCCAGCGCAGGCGCGTAAAACACCAGCGGCGATATATACTGCGCGCCATTCTTCAAGGGAGAGCCGTGTGGCCATCGATATTCACTGGATTCGCGACAACGAAAGCCTCGCGCAGTTTTGCGCCGAGTGGCAGCAGCTGCCGTTCGTTGCCCTCGACACCGAATTCATGCGGGTCGACACCTTCTACCCGATTGCCGGCCTGTTGCAGGTCGGCGACGGCAAACGCGCCTACCTGATTGATCCGCTGACCATCGACGCCTGGCAACCGCTGGCGGCATTGCTGGAAAACCCGGCGGTGCTCAAAGTCCTGCACGCCTGCAGCGAAGACCTCGAGGTACTGATGCGCCTGACCGGCAGCCTGCCGGCACCGCTGTTCGACACGCAACTGGCGGCGGCCTACCTGAACCTCGGGTTCTCGATGGGCTATTCGCGGCTGGTGCAGGAAGTGCTCGGCATTGAACTGCCCAAGGGCGAAACCCGTTCCGACTGGTTACAGCGCCCGCTGTCCGACACGCAGATCAGCTACGCCGCTGAAGATGCGGTGCATCTGGCGGAAGTTTTCGTACAACTGCGGCCGAAACTGTCCGACGACAAGTTCGCCTGGGTGCTGGAGGACGGCGCCGAACTGGTGGCCAACCTGCGCCGCGAGACCGACCCGTACGAGGTCTATCGCGAGGCCAAACTGGCGTGGAAACTGTCCCGTGCGCAACTCGCGGTATTGCGTGAGCTGTGCGCCTGGCGCGAGCGTGAAGCCCGCGCGCGCAATCTGCCGCGCAACCGCATCGTCCGTGAGCACTCGCTGTGGCCGCTGGCCCGCACGCAACCGGACAACCTCGTGGCGCTGGGCAAAATCGAAGACATGCACCCGCGTACCGTGCGTCAGGACGGCCAATTTCTGCTTGATCTGATC
Coding sequences within it:
- the rnd gene encoding ribonuclease D; this translates as MAIDIHWIRDNESLAQFCAEWQQLPFVALDTEFMRVDTFYPIAGLLQVGDGKRAYLIDPLTIDAWQPLAALLENPAVLKVLHACSEDLEVLMRLTGSLPAPLFDTQLAAAYLNLGFSMGYSRLVQEVLGIELPKGETRSDWLQRPLSDTQISYAAEDAVHLAEVFVQLRPKLSDDKFAWVLEDGAELVANLRRETDPYEVYREAKLAWKLSRAQLAVLRELCAWREREARARNLPRNRIVREHSLWPLARTQPDNLVALGKIEDMHPRTVRQDGQFLLDLIKRSGSVGPDQWPPAVPEPLPVEAAALIKQLRALGQVEAERLGIAPELMLRKKTLEALVKSGFPEGPYQLPESLRGWRRELMGQKLLDSLATAGEQP